Proteins from a genomic interval of Mycolicibacterium grossiae:
- a CDS encoding VOC family protein: MHDQTPVQIAWVTRDLDATEAALTAALAARTWVRMPDVHFAPDACTYRGAPADFTAHVSFSYAGDTQLEVIQPVAGRSPYADHLDACGPGLHHVCVTAPDPAALDAMVAGAEGDGMEVVGRGTMPGGMRFAYLSAADAGVPYLEMAYVPPDIQDFFDYVKQEQQ, translated from the coding sequence ATGCATGACCAGACACCTGTCCAGATCGCCTGGGTGACGCGCGACCTGGACGCGACGGAGGCGGCGCTCACCGCGGCGCTCGCCGCCCGCACCTGGGTCCGCATGCCCGACGTGCACTTCGCCCCGGACGCCTGCACCTACCGCGGCGCCCCGGCCGACTTCACCGCCCACGTGTCCTTCTCCTACGCCGGGGACACCCAGCTCGAGGTGATCCAGCCGGTGGCCGGGCGCAGCCCCTACGCCGACCACCTCGACGCGTGCGGACCCGGCCTGCACCACGTCTGCGTCACCGCACCGGACCCCGCCGCGCTCGACGCGATGGTGGCCGGCGCCGAGGGCGACGGCATGGAGGTGGTCGGCCGCGGGACCATGCCCGGCGGCATGCGCTTCGCCTACCTCTCCGCCGCCGACGCCGGGGTGCCCTACCTCGAGATGGCGTACGTGCCGCCCGACATCCAGGACTTCTTCGACTACGTCAAGCAGGAGCAACAGTGA
- a CDS encoding Rv1815 family serine proteinase: MAIRRARRGAAAFAAAVVAALACVAPADAVPGVLVFPGMEIRQDTNKCTLGFVDVATRTAFTAGHCRGNGVVNDQFGNVIGYQTAFRDNTPDGATIATDHVISDWQSIALAPDVALNDVLPDGRALVVDPAVVPTQGQRVCHFGVVTQESCGTVESVNNGWFTMTNGVVSQKGDSGGPVYVLTGDGRAAIIGMFNSTWGQFPAAVSWQAARQQMTEQPVSGTVDVARGPVPPA, translated from the coding sequence ATGGCAATCCGGCGTGCGAGGAGGGGCGCTGCCGCGTTCGCGGCGGCGGTCGTCGCCGCCCTGGCGTGCGTCGCCCCGGCCGATGCGGTTCCCGGCGTGCTGGTGTTCCCGGGCATGGAGATCCGGCAGGACACCAACAAGTGCACGCTCGGCTTCGTCGACGTCGCGACGCGCACGGCGTTCACCGCCGGGCACTGCCGCGGCAACGGCGTGGTGAACGACCAGTTCGGCAACGTCATCGGCTACCAGACCGCGTTCCGCGACAACACCCCGGACGGCGCCACGATCGCCACCGACCACGTGATCTCGGACTGGCAGTCGATCGCCCTGGCCCCCGACGTCGCGCTCAACGACGTCCTGCCCGACGGCCGTGCGCTCGTCGTCGATCCCGCCGTGGTGCCCACGCAGGGCCAGCGGGTGTGCCACTTCGGCGTCGTGACCCAGGAGAGCTGCGGCACCGTCGAATCGGTCAACAACGGATGGTTCACGATGACCAATGGCGTGGTCAGCCAGAAGGGCGACTCCGGCGGCCCGGTGTACGTCCTCACCGGCGACGGCCGCGCGGCGATCATCGGCATGTTCAACAGCACGTGGGGTCAGTTCCCGGCAGCGGTGTCCTGGCAGGCCGCCAGACAGCAGATGACCGAACAGCCGGTGTCGGGCACCGTCGACGTCGCGCGGGGACCGGTGCCCCCGGCCTGA
- a CDS encoding DMT family transporter gives MRRWALLAAAISSEVTATLALRASQDHGAWLVLVVAGYLASFVFLTLVLRAGIPVGVAYGIWGAAGTAATAVLAAAVFADPLTWPIVVGIGLIIVGVLFVELGSHAEEPGA, from the coding sequence GTGCGCAGATGGGCGCTGCTCGCCGCGGCGATCAGCAGTGAGGTGACCGCGACGCTGGCGCTGCGGGCCTCGCAGGACCACGGCGCGTGGCTGGTGCTCGTCGTCGCCGGCTACCTCGCGTCGTTCGTGTTCCTCACCCTCGTGCTGCGCGCCGGCATCCCGGTCGGCGTCGCCTACGGCATCTGGGGCGCCGCCGGAACGGCGGCGACCGCGGTGCTCGCGGCCGCGGTGTTCGCCGACCCGCTGACCTGGCCGATCGTGGTCGGCATCGGGCTGATCATCGTCGGTGTCCTGTTCGTCGAGCTGGGCTCGCACGCCGAGGAGCCGGGCGCGTGA
- a CDS encoding NAD(P)/FAD-dependent oxidoreductase: MHTVFDADVDPGLVERSLAGSVLGSVWLETLSGDQRLQYPTLTGAVTCDLLVVGGGYTGLWTALHAARRHPDRRVVLIEAERIGWAASGRNGGFVDASLTHGTENGRSRWPGELDTLTAMGLANLDGMQAEIAELGLDAEWERTGMLAVATEPHQVPWLSAAAAHGDGAFLDQAAVRAEVDSPTYRAGLFAADTCALVHPAKLALELARACQEAGVTIYEHTAARSLDSGGATLRVDTGGAVITTRHAVLATNVFPSLLRRNRLHTVPVYDYVLATEPLTDAQFDRIGWRHRQGIGDTANQFHYYRRSRDGRIVFGGYDAVYHFGRRVDSAYEDRAETYRLLARHFFLTFPQLDDVRFSHRWAGPIDTNTRFCAHWGLARDGRVAYVNGFTGLGVGAARFAADVCLDLLAGEPTERTRLEMVRRKPMPFPPEPLASIGIQATRWSLDRADHCAGRRNLLLRTLDAVGLGFDS; the protein is encoded by the coding sequence GTGCATACGGTCTTCGACGCTGACGTCGACCCCGGTCTGGTCGAACGCTCCCTGGCCGGCAGCGTGCTGGGTTCGGTCTGGCTGGAGACGCTGTCGGGCGACCAGCGTCTCCAGTATCCGACGCTGACCGGCGCGGTCACGTGCGACCTGCTGGTGGTCGGCGGCGGCTATACCGGGCTGTGGACGGCGCTGCACGCCGCGCGTCGTCATCCCGACCGGCGCGTCGTCCTGATCGAGGCCGAACGGATCGGCTGGGCGGCGTCGGGCCGCAACGGCGGCTTCGTCGACGCCAGCCTCACCCACGGCACCGAGAACGGACGGTCCCGCTGGCCCGGTGAACTCGACACGCTGACCGCCATGGGGCTGGCCAACCTCGACGGCATGCAGGCCGAGATCGCCGAACTCGGCCTCGACGCCGAATGGGAGCGCACCGGCATGCTCGCCGTCGCCACCGAGCCGCACCAGGTGCCGTGGCTGTCCGCGGCGGCGGCCCACGGCGACGGCGCGTTCCTCGATCAGGCCGCCGTCCGCGCCGAGGTGGACTCGCCGACCTACCGGGCGGGGCTGTTCGCCGCCGACACCTGCGCGCTCGTGCATCCGGCGAAGCTGGCCCTCGAACTAGCTCGCGCGTGCCAGGAGGCGGGCGTGACGATCTACGAGCACACCGCCGCACGGTCGCTGGATTCCGGCGGCGCGACGCTGCGCGTCGACACCGGCGGCGCCGTCATCACCACCCGGCACGCGGTGCTGGCGACCAACGTCTTCCCGTCGCTGCTGCGGCGCAACCGGCTGCACACCGTGCCGGTGTACGACTACGTGCTGGCGACCGAGCCGCTGACCGACGCCCAGTTCGACCGCATCGGCTGGCGGCACCGGCAGGGGATCGGCGACACGGCCAACCAGTTCCACTACTACCGGCGCTCGCGCGACGGCCGCATCGTGTTCGGCGGATACGACGCCGTCTACCACTTCGGGCGCCGTGTCGATTCCGCCTACGAGGACCGGGCGGAGACCTACCGCCTACTGGCGCGGCACTTCTTCCTCACCTTCCCGCAGCTCGACGACGTCCGGTTCAGTCACCGCTGGGCCGGGCCGATCGACACCAACACCCGCTTCTGCGCGCACTGGGGCCTCGCCCGCGACGGCCGAGTCGCGTACGTCAACGGCTTCACCGGCCTCGGCGTCGGCGCGGCCCGCTTCGCCGCCGACGTGTGCCTGGACCTGCTGGCCGGTGAGCCAACGGAGCGGACCCGCCTGGAGATGGTGCGCCGCAAGCCGATGCCCTTCCCGCCGGAACCGTTGGCGAGCATCGGCATCCAGGCCACCCGGTGGTCGCTCGACCGCGCCGACCACTGCGCGGGACGGCGCAATCTGTTGCTGCGCACGCTCGACGCGGTGGGCCTGGGCTTCGATTCCTGA
- a CDS encoding sterol desaturase family protein, translating to MDALTWVRQLLDALPPQMRDPVLFAVPFFLLLLVLEWTAARKLEELTDERSPAGAYQRRDAWASISMGLVSVATTAGWKFIALLGYAALFAYVAPWQLSATAWYTWVIALVGVDLLFYAYHRIAHRVRLVWATHQAHHSSEYFNFATALRQKWNNSGEILVWVPLPLLGVPPWMVFASFSLNLVYQFWVHTERIGRMWRPIEFVFNTPSHHRVHHGMDAEYLDRNYGGILIVWDRLFGTYAEEVFRPHYGLTKPVGTFNIWRLQTHEYVAIARDVRRASRWRDRLGYVLGPPGWAPAPSDAAPRPEPAAATESVV from the coding sequence ATGGATGCGCTGACCTGGGTGCGGCAGCTGCTGGACGCACTGCCACCGCAGATGCGCGATCCGGTGCTGTTCGCGGTGCCGTTCTTCCTGCTGCTGCTGGTCCTGGAGTGGACGGCGGCCCGCAAACTCGAGGAACTGACCGACGAGCGCTCGCCTGCGGGGGCGTATCAGCGCCGGGACGCGTGGGCCAGCATCTCGATGGGCCTGGTGTCGGTGGCGACGACGGCGGGGTGGAAGTTCATCGCGCTGCTCGGGTATGCCGCGCTGTTCGCCTACGTCGCACCGTGGCAGCTGTCGGCGACGGCCTGGTACACGTGGGTGATCGCCCTGGTGGGCGTCGATCTGCTGTTCTACGCCTATCACCGGATCGCGCATCGCGTACGGCTGGTGTGGGCGACGCATCAGGCGCACCACTCCAGCGAGTACTTCAACTTCGCCACGGCGTTGCGGCAGAAGTGGAACAACAGCGGGGAGATCCTGGTGTGGGTGCCGCTGCCGCTGCTCGGGGTGCCGCCGTGGATGGTGTTCGCCAGCTTCTCGCTGAACCTCGTCTACCAGTTCTGGGTGCACACCGAGCGGATCGGCCGGATGTGGCGGCCGATCGAGTTCGTCTTCAACACCCCGTCGCACCACCGCGTCCATCACGGCATGGACGCCGAGTACCTCGACCGCAACTACGGCGGGATCCTCATCGTGTGGGACCGGTTGTTCGGGACCTACGCCGAGGAGGTGTTCCGTCCGCACTACGGGTTGACCAAGCCGGTGGGGACGTTCAACATCTGGCGGCTGCAGACCCACGAGTACGTCGCGATCGCCCGCGACGTCCGCCGGGCGTCGCGGTGGCGCGACCGCCTGGGCTACGTGCTCGGCCCGCCGGGATGGGCACCGGCCCCGTCCGACGCGGCCCCGCGGCCCGAGCCCGCTGCGGCAACGGAATCCGTCGTCTGA
- a CDS encoding vWA domain-containing protein: MTNPNRTLIAVLLDRSGSMQAVKADAEGGFAAFVEGQRDGAGEAVVTLARFDTEYEVVYANRPLADVPPLDLQPRGGTALYDAVGRLVTDVGTELAAMPEDERPGVVVVVILTDGHENSSTEWTHDAIRALIQQQETTYSWEFLFLGANMDAVQIGTALGVQADRSLTWEASGDGVAAAMELTSDYVARRRAAPMGAPVVGFTEHDRAAARGGRP, from the coding sequence ATGACGAATCCGAATCGCACGCTGATCGCGGTCCTGCTGGACCGGTCCGGGTCGATGCAGGCGGTGAAGGCCGACGCCGAGGGCGGGTTCGCGGCCTTCGTCGAGGGCCAGCGCGACGGTGCGGGCGAGGCGGTGGTGACGCTCGCTCGGTTCGACACCGAGTACGAGGTGGTCTACGCCAACCGGCCGCTGGCCGACGTGCCGCCGCTCGACCTGCAGCCACGCGGCGGGACGGCGCTCTACGACGCGGTGGGCCGGCTGGTCACCGACGTGGGCACCGAGCTGGCCGCCATGCCCGAGGACGAGCGTCCCGGGGTGGTCGTGGTGGTCATCCTCACCGACGGGCACGAGAACTCCAGCACGGAGTGGACGCACGACGCGATCCGGGCGCTGATCCAGCAGCAGGAGACGACCTACTCCTGGGAGTTCCTGTTCCTCGGCGCCAACATGGACGCCGTGCAGATCGGCACCGCGCTGGGCGTCCAGGCGGACCGGTCGCTCACGTGGGAGGCATCCGGCGACGGTGTGGCCGCCGCGATGGAGCTGACCAGCGACTACGTCGCCCGGCGGCGAGCCGCACCGATGGGTGCGCCGGTGGTGGGTTTCACCGAGCACGACCGCGCGGCGGCCCGGGGAGGGCGCCCGTGA
- a CDS encoding TetR-like C-terminal domain-containing protein — protein MSTRQDARRRIERRIIDLGRRQLATDGAAALSVRAIARDLGMVSSAVYRYVASRDDLLTMLLLDAYTELADQVDEAAAAASDDWRARVRAIARAARGWAVREPARWALLYGSPVPGYHAPADRTVGPGTRVIAALLGAVDAGIAAGEVAAPPAEVSGPTVRDFDGLREEFGFTGDDAVLLRCLALWAGLVGAISLEVFGQYGADTLRDVPTVFDGQVDVLLGTLTAPD, from the coding sequence GTGAGCACGCGGCAGGACGCGCGGAGGCGCATCGAGCGCCGGATCATCGACCTCGGCCGGCGCCAGTTGGCCACCGATGGGGCCGCCGCGCTGTCGGTGCGCGCGATCGCCCGTGATCTCGGCATGGTGTCGTCGGCGGTGTACCGCTACGTCGCCAGCCGCGACGACCTGCTGACCATGCTGCTGCTCGACGCCTACACCGAACTCGCCGACCAGGTCGACGAGGCGGCCGCGGCGGCATCCGACGACTGGCGCGCCCGGGTGCGTGCCATCGCACGGGCCGCCCGCGGCTGGGCGGTCCGCGAACCGGCCCGCTGGGCGCTGCTGTACGGCAGCCCGGTTCCCGGTTACCACGCACCCGCCGACCGCACCGTCGGGCCTGGTACCCGCGTCATCGCCGCCCTGCTGGGCGCGGTCGACGCCGGCATCGCCGCCGGGGAGGTGGCGGCCCCGCCGGCTGAGGTCTCCGGGCCAACGGTTCGCGACTTCGACGGTCTGCGTGAGGAATTCGGCTTCACCGGCGACGACGCCGTGCTGCTGCGCTGCCTCGCGCTGTGGGCCGGACTGGTCGGTGCGATCAGCCTGGAGGTCTTCGGCCAGTACGGCGCCGACACGCTGCGCGACGTCCCGACGGTGTTCGACGGCCAGGTCGACGTGCTGCTCGGGACACTGACGGCACCGGACTAG
- a CDS encoding SecDF P1 head subdomain-containing protein, producing the protein MAVSTRRWSRRKITIAVLASIGILAMVGTTLAAIVMPFLQRDQTAAPPRPTAAPTPTEPPVVIRPLPIRPVVEAFQAQPGQCDPPPPPLPPAEPQPACDVERVAHYQLEPVALELGLTGAKTVKLPTSPYYSVQIVMDSRSSAAFAQYTAANVGRQVAFVRDGLVLAAPPITQAIDGQSLQLSGELTQATADTITRMIRDGD; encoded by the coding sequence GTGGCGGTTTCGACGCGTCGGTGGTCCCGCCGCAAGATCACCATCGCCGTGCTGGCGTCCATCGGCATCCTGGCCATGGTGGGCACGACGCTCGCCGCGATCGTGATGCCGTTCCTGCAGCGCGACCAGACCGCAGCCCCGCCGCGCCCGACGGCGGCGCCGACGCCGACCGAGCCGCCGGTGGTGATCCGGCCGCTGCCGATCCGCCCGGTGGTGGAGGCGTTCCAGGCGCAGCCCGGCCAGTGCGACCCACCGCCGCCCCCGCTGCCGCCCGCCGAGCCGCAGCCGGCGTGCGACGTCGAGCGCGTCGCCCACTACCAGCTCGAACCGGTGGCCCTCGAACTCGGTCTGACCGGCGCGAAGACGGTGAAACTGCCGACGTCGCCGTACTACAGCGTGCAGATCGTCATGGACAGCCGGTCCAGCGCGGCATTCGCGCAGTACACCGCCGCGAACGTCGGCCGCCAAGTCGCCTTCGTGCGCGACGGGTTGGTGCTGGCGGCGCCGCCGATCACCCAGGCCATCGACGGCCAGTCCCTGCAGCTGTCGGGCGAACTCACCCAGGCCACCGCCGACACCATCACCCGGATGATCCGCGACGGCGACTGA
- a CDS encoding FAD-binding protein, with protein MSIDHPDTIAARDVTDWGAEDADVVVIGFGIAGGCAAVSAAAAGARVLVLEKAAAAGGTTSMAGGHFYLGGGTAVQRATGHDDTPDAMYDYLVAVAQDPDHEKIRAYCDGSVEHFEWLEALGFQFERSYWKGKVVVPPGTEGLSYTGNEKVWPFCEQATPAPRGHSVPVPGELGGADMVIRLLVARAEELGVRTRYETGVTNLILDDDYAVAGVRWKHFTESGAVRARSVVIAAGGFAMNPELVATHTPALAQRRKTKHHGEVEPYILGNPNDDGLGIALGVSAGGEAKNLDGLFITAAAYPPEILLTGVIVNNQGQRFVAEDSYHSRTSAFVLEQPDQQAYLIVDEAHLQMPEMPLIKFIDGWETVAEMEAALGIPEGNLVATLERYNAHAAEGADPDFHKQPEYVAAQDTGPWGAFDLSLGVAMYSGFTMGGLTVTLDGEVRRADGSVIDGLYAAGACASNIAQDGKGYASGTQLGEGSFFGRRAGTHAARRARSDALAG; from the coding sequence GTGAGCATCGACCACCCCGACACCATCGCCGCACGCGACGTCACCGACTGGGGCGCCGAGGACGCCGACGTCGTCGTGATCGGCTTCGGCATCGCCGGCGGCTGCGCGGCCGTCAGCGCCGCCGCCGCGGGCGCCCGGGTCCTGGTTCTCGAGAAGGCCGCCGCCGCGGGCGGCACGACGTCGATGGCCGGCGGCCACTTCTACCTCGGCGGCGGCACCGCCGTGCAGCGCGCCACCGGCCACGACGACACCCCCGACGCCATGTACGACTACCTCGTCGCGGTGGCCCAGGACCCCGACCACGAGAAGATCCGCGCCTACTGCGACGGCAGCGTCGAACACTTCGAGTGGCTGGAGGCGCTGGGTTTCCAGTTCGAGCGCAGCTACTGGAAGGGCAAGGTGGTCGTCCCGCCCGGCACCGAGGGCCTGTCCTACACCGGCAACGAGAAGGTCTGGCCGTTCTGCGAGCAGGCGACGCCCGCGCCGCGCGGGCACTCCGTCCCCGTACCCGGGGAGCTCGGCGGCGCCGACATGGTGATCCGGCTGCTCGTCGCGCGCGCCGAGGAACTCGGCGTGCGGACCCGCTACGAGACCGGCGTGACCAACCTGATCCTGGACGACGACTATGCCGTCGCGGGCGTGCGGTGGAAGCACTTCACCGAGAGCGGTGCGGTGCGCGCCCGGTCCGTCGTGATCGCCGCGGGCGGCTTCGCGATGAACCCGGAACTCGTCGCCACCCACACGCCCGCGCTGGCACAGCGCCGCAAGACGAAGCACCACGGCGAGGTGGAGCCCTACATCCTGGGGAACCCGAACGACGACGGCCTCGGCATCGCCCTCGGTGTCTCGGCGGGCGGCGAGGCGAAGAACCTCGACGGCCTGTTCATCACCGCCGCCGCCTACCCGCCGGAGATCCTGCTGACCGGCGTGATCGTCAACAACCAGGGTCAGCGGTTCGTCGCCGAGGACTCCTACCACTCGCGGACCTCGGCGTTCGTGCTCGAACAGCCCGATCAGCAGGCGTACCTCATCGTCGACGAGGCGCACCTGCAGATGCCCGAGATGCCGCTGATCAAGTTCATCGACGGCTGGGAGACCGTCGCGGAGATGGAAGCGGCACTCGGGATCCCCGAGGGCAACCTCGTCGCGACGCTGGAGCGCTACAACGCCCACGCCGCCGAGGGCGCCGACCCGGACTTCCACAAGCAGCCCGAGTACGTCGCCGCGCAGGACACCGGACCGTGGGGTGCGTTCGACCTGTCCCTCGGCGTCGCGATGTACTCCGGTTTCACGATGGGCGGGCTGACGGTGACGCTCGACGGCGAGGTGCGCCGCGCCGACGGCTCGGTGATCGACGGGCTCTACGCCGCCGGGGCGTGCGCGTCGAACATCGCCCAGGACGGCAAGGGCTACGCCAGCGGCACCCAGCTGGGGGAGGGCTCGTTCTTCGGCCGCCGGGCGGGCACGCACGCCGCGCGGCGGGCCCGCTCGGACGCGCTCGCTGGTTGA
- a CDS encoding carboxylesterase/lipase family protein, producing MTAESGTAVLVEHPVVDTRYGPVRGVDDGTVKVWRGVRYAAPPSGELRWRAPRPPQPWTEPADATRVGPVCPQPVDPRIPLDLGAPQGDDCLTLNVWASSGTAPGAGKPVLVWVHGGAYILGSAAQPLYRGRALAGDGDAVIVTVNYRLGALGFLDLSSFSTARTTFESNTGLRDVIFALEWVRDNIAAFGGDPDRVTLFGESAGGGIVTTLLASPAAAGLFHRAIAQSSPVTSIYDADRARVVAERFLGALGTGPDFDRLPAAPTHALLAAAKRVFDEVPVAAPGTLGFAPIVDGDVVPDYPVQAARAGRTHAVPLIIGTNKHEAALFRYMKSPLLPITPEALKAMFTQIAAEQPDLQIPTDELLGSTYPGRGKVPGLGVARDIGFRMPSLWFAGGHGQVAPVYVYRFDWATPLLRLIRLGAAHATELPYVWGNLVMGPKDPTFKLGGLKAGTALSRRMRTRWLNFAADAEPTGPDGEPVWRPYTDDDRATLLFDRRDTVADDPDREMRAAWGDEVLSFR from the coding sequence GTGACGGCCGAATCCGGTACCGCCGTCCTGGTCGAACATCCCGTCGTCGACACCCGCTACGGCCCGGTCCGCGGCGTCGACGACGGCACGGTCAAGGTGTGGCGCGGCGTGCGCTACGCCGCGCCGCCGTCGGGGGAGTTGCGCTGGCGCGCCCCGCGACCGCCGCAGCCGTGGACCGAGCCCGCCGACGCCACCCGCGTCGGGCCGGTGTGTCCGCAACCGGTCGACCCGCGGATCCCGCTCGACCTCGGTGCGCCGCAGGGCGATGACTGCCTGACGCTCAACGTGTGGGCGTCGTCGGGCACCGCACCGGGGGCCGGCAAGCCCGTCCTGGTGTGGGTGCACGGCGGCGCCTACATCCTGGGCTCGGCGGCGCAGCCGCTGTACCGGGGCCGGGCGCTCGCCGGTGACGGGGACGCGGTGATCGTCACCGTCAACTACCGGCTCGGGGCCCTGGGCTTCCTCGACCTGTCGTCGTTCAGTACGGCGCGCACCACGTTCGAGTCGAACACGGGCCTGCGCGACGTCATCTTCGCGCTGGAGTGGGTGCGCGACAACATCGCCGCCTTCGGCGGAGACCCGGACCGGGTGACGCTATTCGGCGAGTCGGCGGGCGGCGGCATCGTCACGACACTGCTGGCCAGCCCCGCTGCCGCGGGGCTGTTCCACCGGGCCATCGCGCAGAGTTCACCGGTGACGTCGATCTACGACGCCGACCGCGCACGCGTGGTCGCCGAACGCTTCCTCGGGGCGCTCGGCACCGGCCCGGACTTCGACCGTCTGCCCGCCGCACCGACGCACGCACTGCTGGCCGCCGCGAAGCGCGTGTTCGACGAGGTGCCCGTCGCCGCGCCGGGGACGCTGGGCTTCGCACCGATCGTGGACGGCGACGTGGTGCCGGACTATCCGGTGCAGGCGGCGCGGGCGGGACGGACGCACGCCGTGCCGTTGATCATCGGCACCAACAAGCACGAGGCCGCCCTCTTCCGCTACATGAAGTCGCCGCTCCTACCGATCACGCCGGAGGCCCTCAAGGCGATGTTCACCCAGATCGCGGCCGAGCAACCGGATCTCCAGATACCGACCGACGAGCTGCTGGGGTCCACGTATCCCGGCCGCGGCAAGGTCCCGGGACTGGGCGTCGCCCGCGACATCGGGTTCCGCATGCCGTCACTGTGGTTCGCCGGCGGGCACGGCCAGGTGGCGCCGGTGTACGTGTACCGCTTCGATTGGGCCACCCCGCTGTTGCGCCTCATCCGGTTGGGCGCCGCGCACGCCACCGAACTGCCCTACGTCTGGGGCAATCTGGTGATGGGCCCGAAGGATCCGACGTTCAAGCTCGGCGGGTTGAAGGCCGGGACCGCGCTGTCGCGGCGGATGCGCACCCGCTGGCTGAACTTCGCCGCCGACGCCGAACCGACGGGTCCCGACGGCGAACCGGTGTGGCGGCCGTACACCGACGACGACCGCGCGACGCTGCTCTTCGACCGGCGCGACACCGTGGCCGACGATCCCGACCGGGAGATGCGGGCGGCCTGGGGTGACGAGGTTCTGAGCTTCCGGTGA
- a CDS encoding PNPOx family protein produces MNIRYDQPTRSARAVNEVFRRLAEWGIGIAGTRALRVRGRTSGEMRGVVVNVLTLDGRDYLVSPRGNTQWARNARAAGEVEMGPRRRRRTHHLAELPDEAKPAVLRAYLRRWFWEVKGHVGGLTPDSTDAEYRAVAPSIPVFVLRD; encoded by the coding sequence ATGAACATCCGCTACGACCAACCGACCCGCAGCGCCCGCGCCGTGAACGAGGTGTTCCGCCGACTCGCCGAGTGGGGCATCGGCATCGCCGGCACCCGCGCGCTGCGGGTGCGCGGCCGAACGAGCGGCGAGATGCGCGGCGTCGTGGTCAACGTGCTGACCCTCGACGGACGGGACTACCTGGTCTCGCCGCGCGGCAACACGCAATGGGCCCGCAACGCGCGCGCCGCCGGCGAGGTCGAGATGGGCCCGCGCCGGCGGCGCCGCACCCACCACCTCGCCGAGCTACCCGACGAGGCGAAGCCCGCCGTGCTGCGGGCCTACCTGCGGCGGTGGTTCTGGGAGGTCAAGGGGCACGTCGGCGGCCTGACACCGGACTCGACCGACGCCGAGTACCGCGCCGTCGCACCGTCGATCCCGGTATTCGTCCTGCGCGACTGA